In Apium graveolens cultivar Ventura chromosome 10, ASM990537v1, whole genome shotgun sequence, the following are encoded in one genomic region:
- the LOC141691864 gene encoding protein FAR1-RELATED SEQUENCE 3-like, producing MNTALEHHVASIYTKDMFKKFQDQLVEAAKYFVEKDRDRSLKDVEDTYYKCYRPLMVESKRTTYLVTFNKLSFRGSCICRMLEHSGMPCHHIIAVLIKRCVTELPEHFVKRRWTRDANRVDGVLPYHMPGDDASSHDLTPTKRFNHMTLLTVGFSHSCMASKKRYEYAVRVINRETAIIEKMLVHGVEGVESDFDTKITQESGEKLHETILDPVVSKTKGRKKEHRIKSPVEELAGKKRKCGHCNIEGHDARKCLVKMEELKKSQSGKL from the coding sequence ATGAATACGGCATTGGAGCACCATGTCGCTTCCATTTATACCAAAGATATGTTCAAAAAATTTCAAGACCAATTGGTTGAGGCCGCAAAGTACTTTGTGGAAAAGGATAGAGATCGTTCCTTAAAAGATGTGGAGGATACGTACTACAAATGTTATCGACCATTAATGGTTGAGTCTAAGAGAACCACTTATCTTGTTACCTTCAACAAGTTGTCATTTCGAGGTTCTTGCATATGTAGAATGTTAGAGCATTCGGGCATGCCGTGTCATCATATTATAGCCGTGTTGATAAAGAGGTGTGTGACCGAATTACCGGAACATTTTGTGAAACGGAGGTGGACGAGGGAtgccaatagagttgatggtgtgtTGCCATATCACATGCCCGGAGATGATGCCTCATCCCATGATTTGACTCCAACAAAAAGATTTAATCACATGACTTTGCTCACTGTGGGGTTTAGTCATAGTTGCATGGCATCGAAGAAACGGTATGAGTATGCCGTGAGAGTTATTAATCGAGAAACCGCAATTATTGAGAAAATGCTCGTTCATGGGGTGGAAGGTGTTGAAAGTGATTTTGATACCAAAATTACTCAAGAAAGTGGAGAGAAGTTGCATGAAACTATTCTTGACCCCGTTGTCTCGAAAACTAAAGGGCGCAAAAAAGAGCACCGAATTAAAAGTCCCGTTGAGGAACTTGCAGGGAAAAAAAGGAAATGCGGACATTGCAACATTGAGGGACATGATGCTAGAAAATGTTTAGTGAAAATGGAAGAGTTAAAAAAGAGTCAAAGTGGAAAATTGTAA